A region from the Salvelinus sp. IW2-2015 linkage group LG19, ASM291031v2, whole genome shotgun sequence genome encodes:
- the LOC111978878 gene encoding somatostatin receptor type 5-like codes for MPAIVNLLFNTVSTNTTISFSLVLPLVSVLSLLVGVGGHLLMWLVLMRNPRRRSKPSSVLLLNLSLADMGALLTLPCVLLSASSQDWQLGGGICVLLGFMTSLTAGVDIFSLAALSVLRYRIVAPPARPPASPTQVAGIVAVIWLVSVTMALPKVTYIQFDSGCTWSVGRGQWLGFLVPAFLVYYVAPLLCIALNCGLIITHLHRCRGTLTADRRNKKATALLIGSTLVFAISWLPYYALEFVNVMFPYVSFVASPISQQPSSSLNSSASLSPPTEGDTEVSLLWEVASLSAILLVCLAPCWNPPLYFLLSRPAVRQLRALLPSLRKCLGSLRPPITPAPPQRFPHLRPLPTL; via the exons ATGCCGGCCATAGTGAACCTGCTCTTCAATACGGTGTCTACCAACACCACCATCTCCTTCTCCCTGGTGCTGCCTCTGGTCAGCGTCCTCTCCCTCCTGGTGGGGGTCGGAGGTCACCTACTCATGTGGCTGGTGCTGATGCGTAACCCTCGGCGACGCTCCAAACCTAGCTCCGTGCTGCTCCTCAACTTGAGCCTGGCTGACATGGGCGCCCTGCTCACCCTGCCCTGCGTCCTACTCAGCGCCAGCTCCCAGGACTGGCAGCTAGGGGGCGGTATCTGTGTGCTGCTGGGCTTCATGACCTCCCTGACGGCCGGAGTGGATATATTTAGTCTGGCAGCCTTGTCGGTGCTCAGGTACCGCATAGTGGCCCCACCTGCTAGACCGCCCGCCAGTCCCACACAAGT agCCGGCATCGTGGCAGTGATCTGGTTAGTCTCTGTCACCATGGCCCTTCCCAAGGTCACATACATCCAGTTTGACAGTGGCTGTACATGGTCTGTGGGGCGTGGCCAGTGGCTGGGCTTCCTGGTGCCAGCCTTCCTGGTCTACTACGTGGCTCCGCTCCTCTGCATTGCCCTCAACTGTGGCCTCATCATCACCCATCTCCACCGCTGCCGGGGTACGCTGACCGCAGACCGCCGCAACAAGAAGGCCACGGCGCTCCTGATTGGCTCCACACTGGTCTTCGCCATCAGCTGGCTGCCCTACTACGCCCTGGAGTTTGTCAATGTCATGTTCCCTTACGTCAGCTTCGTTGCCTCGCCTATCAGTCAacaaccctcctcctccctcaactCGTCCGCGTCCCTGTCCCCACCCACAGAGGGGGACACGGAGGTGTCTCTCCTCTGGGAGGTGGCATCCCTGTCGGCCATCTTGTTGGTGTGTTTGGCGCCCTGCTGGAACCCGCCCCTCTACTTCCTGTTGTCTCGCCCGGCGGTGCGTCAGCTCCGTGCCCTCCTGCCGTCGCTGAGGAAATGCTTGGGAAGCCTGCGACCACCTATCACCCCCGCGCCACCACAACGTTTTCCTCACCTCCGCCCTCTTCCTACTTTGTAA